The following proteins come from a genomic window of Cervus canadensis isolate Bull #8, Minnesota chromosome 3, ASM1932006v1, whole genome shotgun sequence:
- the COL1A2 gene encoding collagen alpha-2(I) chain isoform X1, which translates to MLSFVDTRTLLLLAVTSCLATCQSLQEATARKGPSGDRGPRGERGPPGPPGRDGDDGIPGPPGPPGPPGPPGLGGNFAAQFDGKGGGPGPMGLMGPRGPPGASGAPGPQGFQGPPGEPGEPGQTGPAGARGPPGPPGKAGEDGHPGKPGRPGERGVVGPQGARGFPGTPGLPGFKGIRGHNGLDGLKGQPGAPGVKGEPGAPGENGTPGQTGARGLPGERGRVGAPGPAGARGSDGSVGPVGPAGPIGSAGPPGFPGAPGPKGELGPVGNPGPAGPAGPRGEVGLPGLSGPVGPPGNPGANGLPGAKGAAGLPGVAGAPGLPGPRGIPGPVGAAGATGARGLVGEPGPAGSKGESGNKGEPGAVGQPGPPGPSGEEGKRGSTGEIGPAGPPGPPGLRGNPGSRGLPGADGRAGVMGPAGSRGATGPAGVRGPNGDSGRPGEPGLMGPRGFPGSPGNIGPAGKEGPVGLPGIDGRPGPIGPAGARGEPGNIGFPGPKGPTGDPGKAGEKGHAGLAGARGAPGPDGNNGAQGPPGPQGVQGGKGEQGPAGPPGFQGLPGPAGTAGEAGKPGERGIPGEFGLPGPAGARGERGPPGESGAAGPAGPIGSRGPSGPPGPDGNKGEPGVVGAPGTAGPSGPSGLPGERGAAGIPGGKGEKGETGLRGDVGSPGRDGARGAPGAVGAPGPAGANGDRGEAGPAGPAGPAGPRGSPGERGEVGPAGPNGFAGPAGAAGQAGAKGERGTKGPKGENGPVGPTGPVGAAGPSGPNGPPGPAGSRGDGGPPGATGFPGAAGRTGPPGPSGISGPPGPPGPAGKEGLRGPRGDQGPVGRSGETGASGPPGFAGEKGPSGEPGTAGPPGTPGPQGLLGAPGFLGLPGSRGERGLPGVAGSVGEPGPLGIAGPPGARGPPGNVGNPGVNGAPGEAGRDGNPGNDGPPGRDGQPGHKGERGYPGNAGPVGTAGAPGPQGPVGPTGKHGNRGEPGPAGAVGPAGAVGPRGPSGPQGIRGDKGEPGDKGPRGLPGLKGHNGLQGLPGLAGHHGDQGAPGAVGPAGPRGPAGPSGPAGKDGRTGQPGAVGPAGIRGSQGSQGPAGPPGPPGPPGPPGPSGGGYDFGFDGDFYRADQPRSPTSLRPKDYEVDATLKSLNNQIETLLTPEGSRKNPARTCRDLRLSHPEWSSGYYWIDPNQGCTMDAIKVYCDFSTGETCIRAQPEEIPVKNWYRNSKAKKHVWVGETINGGTQFEYNVEGVTTKEMATQLAFMRLLANHASQNITYHCKNSIAYMDEETGNLKKAVILQGSNDVELVAEGNSRFTYTVLVDGCSKKTNEWEKTVIEYKTNKPSRLPILDIAPLDIGGADQEIRLNIGPVCFK; encoded by the exons ATGCTCAGCTTTGTGGATACGCGGACTTTGTTGCTGCTTGCAGTAACTTCCTGCCTAGCAACATGCCAAT CCTTACAAGAG GCAACTGCAAGAAAG GGCCCAAGTGGAGATAGAGGACCACGCGGAGAAAGG GGTCCACCAGGCCCACCAGGCAGAGATGGTGATGACGGCATCCCAGGCCCTCCTGGTCCCCCTGGCCCTCCCGGCCCCCCTGGTCTTGGCGGG AACTTTGCTGCTCAGTTTGATGGAAAAGGAGGTGGCCCTGGACCAATG GGGCTGATGGGACCGCGCGGCCCTCCTGGTGCCTCTGGAGCCCCG GGCCCTCAAGGTTTCCAGGGACCTCCTGGTGAGCCTGGTGAACCTGGTCAGACT GGTCCTGCTGGTGCTCGTGGCCCACCTGGTCCTCCTGGCAAGGCTGGTGAGGAT GGTCACCCTGGAAAACCTGGACGACCTGGTGAGAGAGGAGTTGTTGGACCacag gGTGCTCGTGGTTTTCCTGGAACTCCTGGACTCCCTGGCTTCAAGGGCATTAGG GGTCACAACGGTCTGGATGGATTGAAGGGACAGCCTGGTGCCCCAGGTGTGAAG GGTGAACCTGGTGCCCCTGGTGAAAATGGAACTCCAGGTCAAACG GGAGCCCGTGGTCTCCCTGGTGAGAGAGGACGTGTTGGTGCCCCTGGCCCCGCT GGTGCCCGTGGAAGTGATGGAAGCGTGGGTCCTGTGGGCCCTGCT GGTCCCATTGGGTCTGctggccctccaggcttcccaggtgctcctGGCCCCAAG GGTGAACTTGGACCTGTTGGTAACCCTGGCCCTGCTGGTCCCGCGGGTCCCCGTGGTGAAGTGGGTCTTCCAGGCCTTTCTGGCCCTGTTGGACCTCCT GGCAACCCCGGAGCCAACGGGCTTCCTGGTGCGAAGGGTGCTGCT GGCCTGCCCGGTGTTGCTGGGGCTCCCGGCCTCCCTGGACCCCGGGGTATTCCTGGCCCTGTCGGCGCTGCTGGTGCTACTGGAGCCAGAGGACTTGTT GGTGAGCCTGGCCCAGCTGGTTCGAAAGGAGAGAGCGGCAACAAGGGCGAGCCT GGCGCTGTTGGGCAGCCAGGTCCTCCTGGTCCCAGTGgcgaagaaggaaagagaggctcCACTGGAGAAATTGGACCCGCTGGCCCCCCAGGGCCTCCTGGGCTGAGG GGAAATCCTGGCTCCCGTGGTCTACCCGGAGCTGACGGCAGAGCTGGTGTCATG GGCCCTGCTGGTAGCCGTGGTGCAACTGGCCCTGCTGGTGTGCGAGGTCCCAATGGAGATTCTGGTCGCCCTGGAGAGCCTGGCCTCATGGGACCCCGA GGTTTCCCAGGTTCCCCTGGAAATattggcccagctggtaaagaaggtCCCGTG GGTCTCCCTGGAATTGATGGCCGACCTGGACCCATTGGCCCAGCTGGAGCAAGAGGAGAGCCTGGCAACATTGGATTCCCTGGACCCAAAGGCCCCACT gGTGATCCTGGCAAAGCTGGTGAAAAAGGTCATGCTGGTCTTGCTGGCGCTCGG GGTGCTCCGGGTCCTGACGGCAACAATGGCGCTCAGGGACCCCCTGGACCACAG GGTGTCCAAGGTGGAAAAGGTGAACAAGGTCCTGCTGGTCCTCCAGGCTTCCAG GGTCTGCCTGGCCCTGCAGGCACAGCTGGTGAAGCTGGCAAACCAGGAGAAAGG GGTATCCCTGGTGAATTTGGTCTCCCTGGCCCTGCTGGTGCAAGA GGCGAGCGTGGGCCCCCAGGGGAAAGTGGCGCTGCTGGACCTGCTGGGCCTATTGGAAGCCGAGGTCCTTCTGGACCCCCAGGGCCTGATGGGAACAAG GGCGAACCTGGCGTGGTTGGCGCTCCAGGCACTGCTGGTCCATCTGGTCCTAGTGGACTCCCAGGAGAGAGGGGTGCGGCCGGCATTCCtggaggcaagggagaaaag GGTGAAACTGGTCTCAGAGGTGACGTTGGTAGCCCTGGCAGAGATGGTGCTCGT ggtgctcctGGCGCTGTTGGTGCTCCTGGCCCTGCTGGAGCCAATGGGGACCGG GGTGAAGCTGGTCCCGCTGGCCCTGCTGGCCCTGCTGGTCCTCGCGGTAGCCCT GGTGAACGTGGTGAGGTTGGTCCCGCTGGCCCCAATGGATTTGCTGGTCCTGCT GGCGCTGCTGGTCAAGCTGGTgctaaaggagagagaggaaccaAAGGACCCAAGGGTGAAAATGGTCCTGTCGGTCCCACAGGCCCCGTTGGAGCTGCTGGTCCATCT GGTCCAAATGGCCCACCTGGTCCTGCTGGAAGTCGTGGTGATGGAGGGCCCCCT GGGGCTACTGGTTTTCCTGGTGCTGCTGGACGGACTGGTCCCCCTGGACCCTCT GGTATCTCTGGCCCCCCTGGCCCCCCTGGTCCTGCTGGTAAAGAAGGGCTTCGTGGGCCTCGCGGTGACCAAGGTCCAGTTGGTCGAAGTGGAGAGACAGGTGCCTCTGGCCCTCCTGGCTTTGCTGGTGAGAAGGGTCCCTCTGGAGAGCCTGGTACTGCT GGACCTCCTGGCACCCCAGGTCCACAAGGTCTTCTTGGCGCTCCTGGCTTTCTGGGTCTCCCAGGCTCTCGAGGTGAACGTGGTCTACCGGGTGTCGCTGGGTCTGTG GGTGAACCTGGCCCTCTCGGCATTGCAGGCCCACCTGGGGCCCGTGGTCCCCCTGGTAATGTGGGTAATCCTGGCGTCAATGGTGCTCCTGGTGAAGCTGGTCGTGAC GGCAACCCTGGAAATGATGGCCCCCCAGGCCGCGATGGTCAACCCGGACACAAG GGGGAGCGTGGTTACCCCGGTAACGCAGGTCCTGTTGGGACTGCCGGCGCTCCCGGTCCTCAAGGCCCCGTGGGTCCCACCGGGAAACACGGAAACCGTGGTGAGCCT GGCCCTGCCGGTGCTGTTGGTCCTGCTGGTGCCGTTGGCCCAAGAGGTCCCAGT GGCCCACAAGGTATCCGGGGAGacaagggggagcctggtgataAGGGGCCCAGAGGTCTTCCCGGCTTAAAGGGACACAATGGGTTGCAAGGTCTCCCGGGTCTTGCT GGTCATCATGGCGATCAAGGTGCTCCTGGTGCTGTGGGCCCCGCCGGTCCTAGG GGCCCTGCCGGTCCTTCTGGCCCTGCTGGCAAAGACGGTCGCACTGGACAGCCTGGTGCAGTCGGACCTGCTGGCATTCGTGGCTCTCAGGGTAGCCAAGGTCCTGCT GGCCCTCCTGGTCCCCCCGGCCCTCCTGGACCTCCTGGCCCAAGCGGTGGTGGTTACGATTTTGGTTTTGATGGAGACTTCTACAGGGCTGACCAGCCTCGCTCACCAACTTCTCTCAGACCCAAGGATTATGAAGTTGATGCTACTCTGAAATCGCTCAACAACCAGATTGAGACCCTTCTTACTCCAGAAGGCTCTAGGAAGAACCCAGCTCGCACATGCCGAGACCTGAGACTCAGCCACCCGGAATGGAGCAGTG gttaCTACTGGATTGACCCTAACCAAGGATGTACTATGGATGCTATCAAAGTATACTGTGATTTCTCTACTGGCGAAACCTGCATCCGGGCTCAACCTGAAGAGATCCCAGTCAAGAACTGGTACAGAAATTCCAAGGCCAAGAAGCATGTCTGGGTAGGAGAAACTATCAATGGTGGTACCCAG TTTGAATATAATGTTGAAGGAGTAACCAccaaggaaatggctacccaactGGCCTTCATGCGCCTGCTGGCCAACCATGCCTCTCAGAACATCACCTACCATTGCAAGAACAGCATTGCATAcatggatgaggaaacaggcaaCCTGAAAAAGGCTGTCATTCTGCAAGGATCCAATGATGTCGAACTTGTTGCCGAGGGCAACAGCAGATTCACTTACACTGTTCTTGTAGATGGCTGCTCT
- the COL1A2 gene encoding collagen alpha-2(I) chain isoform X2, whose product MLSFVDTRTLLLLAVTSCLATCQSLQEATARKGPSGDRGPRGERGPPGPPGRDGDDGIPGPPGPPGPPGPPGLGGNFAAQFDGKGGGPGPMGLMGPRGPPGASGAPGPQGFQGPPGEPGEPGQTGPAGARGPPGPPGKAGEDGHPGKPGRPGERGVVGPQGARGFPGTPGLPGFKGIRGHNGLDGLKGQPGAPGVKGEPGAPGENGTPGQTGARGLPGERGRVGAPGPAGARGSDGSVGPVGPAGPIGSAGPPGFPGAPGPKGELGPVGNPGPAGPAGPRGEVGLPGLSGPVGPPGNPGANGLPGAKGAAGLPGVAGAPGLPGPRGIPGPVGAAGATGARGLVGEPGPAGSKGESGNKGEPGAVGQPGPPGPSGEEGKRGSTGEIGPAGPPGPPGLRGNPGSRGLPGADGRAGVMGPAGSRGATGPAGVRGPNGDSGRPGEPGLMGPRGFPGSPGNIGPAGKEGPVGLPGIDGRPGPIGPAGARGEPGNIGFPGPKGPTGDPGKAGEKGHAGLAGARGAPGPDGNNGAQGPPGPQGVQGGKGEQGPAGPPGFQGLPGPAGTAGEAGKPGERGIPGEFGLPGPAGARGERGPPGESGAAGPAGPIGSRGPSGPPGPDGNKGEPGVVGAPGTAGPSGPSGLPGERGAAGIPGGKGEKGETGLRGDVGSPGRDGARGEPGPLGIAGPPGARGPPGNVGNPGVNGAPGEAGRDGNPGNDGPPGRDGQPGHKGERGYPGNAGPVGTAGAPGPQGPVGPTGKHGNRGEPGPAGAVGPAGAVGPRGPSGPQGIRGDKGEPGDKGPRGLPGLKGHNGLQGLPGLAGHHGDQGAPGAVGPAGPRGPAGPSGPAGKDGRTGQPGAVGPAGIRGSQGSQGPAGPPGPPGPPGPPGPSGGGYDFGFDGDFYRADQPRSPTSLRPKDYEVDATLKSLNNQIETLLTPEGSRKNPARTCRDLRLSHPEWSSGYYWIDPNQGCTMDAIKVYCDFSTGETCIRAQPEEIPVKNWYRNSKAKKHVWVGETINGGTQFEYNVEGVTTKEMATQLAFMRLLANHASQNITYHCKNSIAYMDEETGNLKKAVILQGSNDVELVAEGNSRFTYTVLVDGCSKKTNEWEKTVIEYKTNKPSRLPILDIAPLDIGGADQEIRLNIGPVCFK is encoded by the exons ATGCTCAGCTTTGTGGATACGCGGACTTTGTTGCTGCTTGCAGTAACTTCCTGCCTAGCAACATGCCAAT CCTTACAAGAG GCAACTGCAAGAAAG GGCCCAAGTGGAGATAGAGGACCACGCGGAGAAAGG GGTCCACCAGGCCCACCAGGCAGAGATGGTGATGACGGCATCCCAGGCCCTCCTGGTCCCCCTGGCCCTCCCGGCCCCCCTGGTCTTGGCGGG AACTTTGCTGCTCAGTTTGATGGAAAAGGAGGTGGCCCTGGACCAATG GGGCTGATGGGACCGCGCGGCCCTCCTGGTGCCTCTGGAGCCCCG GGCCCTCAAGGTTTCCAGGGACCTCCTGGTGAGCCTGGTGAACCTGGTCAGACT GGTCCTGCTGGTGCTCGTGGCCCACCTGGTCCTCCTGGCAAGGCTGGTGAGGAT GGTCACCCTGGAAAACCTGGACGACCTGGTGAGAGAGGAGTTGTTGGACCacag gGTGCTCGTGGTTTTCCTGGAACTCCTGGACTCCCTGGCTTCAAGGGCATTAGG GGTCACAACGGTCTGGATGGATTGAAGGGACAGCCTGGTGCCCCAGGTGTGAAG GGTGAACCTGGTGCCCCTGGTGAAAATGGAACTCCAGGTCAAACG GGAGCCCGTGGTCTCCCTGGTGAGAGAGGACGTGTTGGTGCCCCTGGCCCCGCT GGTGCCCGTGGAAGTGATGGAAGCGTGGGTCCTGTGGGCCCTGCT GGTCCCATTGGGTCTGctggccctccaggcttcccaggtgctcctGGCCCCAAG GGTGAACTTGGACCTGTTGGTAACCCTGGCCCTGCTGGTCCCGCGGGTCCCCGTGGTGAAGTGGGTCTTCCAGGCCTTTCTGGCCCTGTTGGACCTCCT GGCAACCCCGGAGCCAACGGGCTTCCTGGTGCGAAGGGTGCTGCT GGCCTGCCCGGTGTTGCTGGGGCTCCCGGCCTCCCTGGACCCCGGGGTATTCCTGGCCCTGTCGGCGCTGCTGGTGCTACTGGAGCCAGAGGACTTGTT GGTGAGCCTGGCCCAGCTGGTTCGAAAGGAGAGAGCGGCAACAAGGGCGAGCCT GGCGCTGTTGGGCAGCCAGGTCCTCCTGGTCCCAGTGgcgaagaaggaaagagaggctcCACTGGAGAAATTGGACCCGCTGGCCCCCCAGGGCCTCCTGGGCTGAGG GGAAATCCTGGCTCCCGTGGTCTACCCGGAGCTGACGGCAGAGCTGGTGTCATG GGCCCTGCTGGTAGCCGTGGTGCAACTGGCCCTGCTGGTGTGCGAGGTCCCAATGGAGATTCTGGTCGCCCTGGAGAGCCTGGCCTCATGGGACCCCGA GGTTTCCCAGGTTCCCCTGGAAATattggcccagctggtaaagaaggtCCCGTG GGTCTCCCTGGAATTGATGGCCGACCTGGACCCATTGGCCCAGCTGGAGCAAGAGGAGAGCCTGGCAACATTGGATTCCCTGGACCCAAAGGCCCCACT gGTGATCCTGGCAAAGCTGGTGAAAAAGGTCATGCTGGTCTTGCTGGCGCTCGG GGTGCTCCGGGTCCTGACGGCAACAATGGCGCTCAGGGACCCCCTGGACCACAG GGTGTCCAAGGTGGAAAAGGTGAACAAGGTCCTGCTGGTCCTCCAGGCTTCCAG GGTCTGCCTGGCCCTGCAGGCACAGCTGGTGAAGCTGGCAAACCAGGAGAAAGG GGTATCCCTGGTGAATTTGGTCTCCCTGGCCCTGCTGGTGCAAGA GGCGAGCGTGGGCCCCCAGGGGAAAGTGGCGCTGCTGGACCTGCTGGGCCTATTGGAAGCCGAGGTCCTTCTGGACCCCCAGGGCCTGATGGGAACAAG GGCGAACCTGGCGTGGTTGGCGCTCCAGGCACTGCTGGTCCATCTGGTCCTAGTGGACTCCCAGGAGAGAGGGGTGCGGCCGGCATTCCtggaggcaagggagaaaag GGTGAAACTGGTCTCAGAGGTGACGTTGGTAGCCCTGGCAGAGATGGTGCTCGT GGTGAACCTGGCCCTCTCGGCATTGCAGGCCCACCTGGGGCCCGTGGTCCCCCTGGTAATGTGGGTAATCCTGGCGTCAATGGTGCTCCTGGTGAAGCTGGTCGTGAC GGCAACCCTGGAAATGATGGCCCCCCAGGCCGCGATGGTCAACCCGGACACAAG GGGGAGCGTGGTTACCCCGGTAACGCAGGTCCTGTTGGGACTGCCGGCGCTCCCGGTCCTCAAGGCCCCGTGGGTCCCACCGGGAAACACGGAAACCGTGGTGAGCCT GGCCCTGCCGGTGCTGTTGGTCCTGCTGGTGCCGTTGGCCCAAGAGGTCCCAGT GGCCCACAAGGTATCCGGGGAGacaagggggagcctggtgataAGGGGCCCAGAGGTCTTCCCGGCTTAAAGGGACACAATGGGTTGCAAGGTCTCCCGGGTCTTGCT GGTCATCATGGCGATCAAGGTGCTCCTGGTGCTGTGGGCCCCGCCGGTCCTAGG GGCCCTGCCGGTCCTTCTGGCCCTGCTGGCAAAGACGGTCGCACTGGACAGCCTGGTGCAGTCGGACCTGCTGGCATTCGTGGCTCTCAGGGTAGCCAAGGTCCTGCT GGCCCTCCTGGTCCCCCCGGCCCTCCTGGACCTCCTGGCCCAAGCGGTGGTGGTTACGATTTTGGTTTTGATGGAGACTTCTACAGGGCTGACCAGCCTCGCTCACCAACTTCTCTCAGACCCAAGGATTATGAAGTTGATGCTACTCTGAAATCGCTCAACAACCAGATTGAGACCCTTCTTACTCCAGAAGGCTCTAGGAAGAACCCAGCTCGCACATGCCGAGACCTGAGACTCAGCCACCCGGAATGGAGCAGTG gttaCTACTGGATTGACCCTAACCAAGGATGTACTATGGATGCTATCAAAGTATACTGTGATTTCTCTACTGGCGAAACCTGCATCCGGGCTCAACCTGAAGAGATCCCAGTCAAGAACTGGTACAGAAATTCCAAGGCCAAGAAGCATGTCTGGGTAGGAGAAACTATCAATGGTGGTACCCAG TTTGAATATAATGTTGAAGGAGTAACCAccaaggaaatggctacccaactGGCCTTCATGCGCCTGCTGGCCAACCATGCCTCTCAGAACATCACCTACCATTGCAAGAACAGCATTGCATAcatggatgaggaaacaggcaaCCTGAAAAAGGCTGTCATTCTGCAAGGATCCAATGATGTCGAACTTGTTGCCGAGGGCAACAGCAGATTCACTTACACTGTTCTTGTAGATGGCTGCTCT